Proteins from a genomic interval of Microbacterium abyssi:
- a CDS encoding bifunctional aldolase/short-chain dehydrogenase: protein MTNHTAAALIERSNRLGSDPKNTNYAGGNTSAKGTEIDPVTGQPVELMWVKGSGGDLGTLKEQGLAVLRLDRMRALVDVYPGIEREDEMVAAFDYCLHGKGGAAPSIDTAMHGLVDAAHVDHLHPDSGIAIATAADGEELTAKIFGDKVVWVPWRRPGFQLGLDIAAIKAKNPQAIGCILGGHGITAWGDTSEKAEANSLWIIDTAAAYIAENGKADPFGGIRAGFEALPEAERRERAAALAGTIRGIASTDKPMVGHFTDSDVVLDFLASEKAPGLAALGTSCPDHFLRTKVKPLILDLPATATLDEQIARLHELHTEYRADYQAYYDAHATDESPAIRGADPLIVLVPGVGMYSYGANKQTARVAGEFYVNAINVMRSAEALSTYSPISDAEKFNIEYWALEEAKLQRMPKPKSHQGRIAFVTGAASGIGKAIATRLAAEGACVVVADLDLEKAQAAAAELGSTDVAIGVAANVADAGAVQAALNEAVLAFGGVDLVVNNAGLSLSKPLLETTEKDWDLQHDVMAKGSFFVSKAAARVLIDQKLGGDIIYISSKNSVFAGPNNIAYSATKADQAHQVRLLAVELGEHGIRVNGINPDGVVRGSGIFASGWGANRAATYGVAEEDLGQFYANRTILKREVVPENVADAVYVLTGPELSRTTGLHIPVDSGVAAAFLR from the coding sequence ATGACCAACCACACCGCTGCAGCCCTCATCGAGCGCTCGAACCGCCTGGGCTCCGACCCCAAGAACACGAACTACGCCGGCGGCAACACCTCCGCCAAAGGTACGGAGATCGATCCGGTCACCGGTCAGCCGGTCGAGCTGATGTGGGTCAAGGGCTCCGGCGGAGACCTCGGCACGCTGAAGGAGCAGGGCCTCGCGGTTCTGCGCCTGGACCGCATGCGCGCGCTCGTCGACGTCTACCCGGGCATCGAGCGCGAAGACGAGATGGTCGCCGCGTTCGATTACTGCCTGCATGGCAAGGGCGGGGCCGCGCCCTCGATCGACACCGCCATGCACGGGCTGGTGGATGCCGCGCACGTCGACCACCTGCACCCCGACTCCGGCATCGCGATCGCGACGGCGGCCGATGGCGAGGAGCTGACCGCGAAGATCTTCGGCGACAAGGTCGTGTGGGTGCCGTGGCGCCGCCCCGGCTTCCAGCTGGGCCTCGACATCGCCGCGATCAAGGCGAAGAACCCGCAGGCGATCGGATGCATCCTCGGCGGCCACGGCATCACCGCCTGGGGCGACACCTCGGAGAAGGCCGAGGCGAACTCGCTGTGGATCATCGACACGGCAGCCGCCTACATCGCCGAGAACGGCAAGGCAGACCCGTTCGGCGGCATCCGCGCCGGTTTCGAAGCCCTGCCCGAGGCCGAGCGTCGTGAGCGTGCGGCAGCGCTGGCCGGCACGATCCGCGGAATCGCCTCCACCGACAAGCCCATGGTCGGCCACTTCACCGACTCCGACGTCGTCCTCGACTTCCTGGCATCCGAGAAGGCCCCCGGCCTCGCAGCCCTCGGCACGAGCTGCCCCGACCACTTTCTGCGCACCAAGGTCAAGCCGCTGATCCTCGATCTGCCGGCCACGGCGACGCTGGACGAGCAGATCGCGCGCCTGCATGAGCTGCACACCGAGTACCGCGCCGACTACCAGGCCTACTACGACGCGCACGCGACCGACGAGTCCCCCGCGATCCGCGGCGCGGACCCGCTGATCGTGCTGGTGCCGGGCGTGGGCATGTACTCCTACGGCGCGAACAAGCAGACCGCTCGCGTGGCAGGCGAGTTCTACGTCAACGCGATCAACGTCATGCGCAGCGCCGAGGCGCTGTCGACCTACTCCCCCATCTCGGATGCCGAGAAGTTCAACATCGAGTACTGGGCGCTCGAGGAGGCGAAGCTGCAGCGGATGCCGAAGCCCAAGTCACACCAGGGGCGCATCGCGTTCGTCACTGGTGCCGCCTCCGGCATCGGCAAGGCCATCGCCACCCGCCTCGCCGCCGAGGGCGCCTGCGTCGTCGTCGCCGACCTCGACCTGGAGAAGGCGCAGGCCGCAGCCGCCGAACTCGGCAGCACGGACGTCGCGATCGGCGTCGCCGCGAACGTCGCGGATGCCGGCGCCGTGCAAGCCGCGCTGAACGAGGCCGTCCTCGCCTTCGGCGGCGTCGACCTCGTCGTCAACAACGCCGGCCTCTCGCTGTCGAAGCCGCTGCTCGAGACCACCGAGAAGGACTGGGACCTGCAGCACGACGTCATGGCGAAGGGTTCCTTCTTCGTCTCCAAGGCCGCCGCACGGGTGCTCATCGACCAGAAGCTCGGCGGCGACATCATCTACATCTCGTCGAAGAACTCCGTCTTCGCCGGCCCGAACAACATCGCCTACTCGGCGACCAAGGCCGACCAGGCGCACCAGGTGCGACTGCTGGCCGTCGAGCTCGGCGAGCACGGCATCCGCGTCAACGGCATCAACCCCGACGGCGTCGTGCGCGGCTCGGGCATCTTCGCCTCCGGCTGGGGCGCGAACCGCGCCGCCACCTACGGCGTCGCCGAAGAGGACCTCGGACAGTTCTACGCGAACCGCACGATCCTCAAGCGCGAGGTCGTGCCCGAGAACGTCGCGGATGCCGTGTACGTGCTGACCGGACCCGAGCTGTCCCGCACGACCGGACTGCACATCCCGGTCGATTCTGGCGTCGCCGCCGCGTTCCTGCGATGA
- a CDS encoding MFS transporter, which yields MSNTTTSKRPLTAWKATIAVAMSNYIEAGAIIALATSLTLWQGEFGFDDAAVGLVAALSANAFGAAIGAAIGGPLCDRLGRKFIYTYDLILFMIGALMVTFSPNFAVLLIGVILMGIAVGAGVPASWTYIAEEAPSEQRAAHVGTAQLAWSIGPAIGFLLAVVLGPLGIVGSRIIFFHLFVIAAVTWWVRRGLPESTRWKEQRESDRANGVKVSMFSGMRGLLSDRRNLGALLFLLGVYGLWNTVAGQAGIFQPRVYDAAGLHDPMQQNLLQVLVWTLTAAATYFGFMRYGDRVSRRWLYFGGALLGVIAWVVLVFAPPGLGSLLFFAVAWGISAGLGAQAFYGLWTAELFATKYRASAQGMLFMLARVMVGLLSLVFPVLLTSWGLAPLGMLIIGLLVAALLIGTIWAPKTEGKTLEQIEQERYGASAETTTVA from the coding sequence ATGAGCAACACCACAACAAGCAAGCGTCCGCTGACGGCCTGGAAGGCCACCATCGCCGTCGCGATGTCGAACTACATCGAAGCCGGCGCGATCATCGCCCTCGCCACGAGCCTGACTCTGTGGCAGGGGGAGTTCGGGTTCGACGACGCCGCCGTCGGCCTCGTCGCCGCCCTGAGCGCGAACGCTTTCGGCGCCGCGATCGGCGCGGCGATCGGCGGCCCGCTCTGCGACCGCCTCGGCCGCAAGTTCATCTACACGTACGACCTGATCCTGTTCATGATCGGGGCGTTGATGGTGACGTTCTCGCCGAACTTCGCTGTGCTGCTCATCGGCGTCATCCTCATGGGCATCGCGGTCGGTGCCGGCGTCCCGGCATCCTGGACCTACATCGCCGAGGAGGCGCCCAGCGAGCAGCGCGCAGCGCACGTCGGCACCGCTCAGCTGGCCTGGTCGATCGGCCCGGCCATAGGCTTCCTTCTCGCCGTGGTGCTCGGCCCGCTCGGCATCGTCGGATCCCGCATCATCTTCTTCCATCTCTTCGTCATCGCAGCCGTCACCTGGTGGGTGCGACGCGGCCTTCCGGAGTCGACGCGGTGGAAGGAACAGCGCGAATCGGATCGAGCCAACGGCGTCAAGGTCTCGATGTTCTCCGGGATGCGCGGGCTACTGTCCGATCGCCGCAACCTCGGCGCGCTCCTCTTCCTGCTCGGCGTCTACGGTCTGTGGAACACCGTCGCGGGACAGGCCGGCATCTTCCAGCCGCGCGTCTACGACGCTGCCGGCCTCCACGACCCGATGCAGCAGAACCTGCTCCAGGTGCTGGTGTGGACCCTCACCGCCGCCGCGACCTACTTCGGATTCATGCGCTACGGCGACCGCGTCAGCCGGCGCTGGCTGTACTTCGGCGGTGCCCTGCTGGGCGTCATCGCCTGGGTCGTGCTCGTCTTCGCCCCTCCCGGACTCGGCTCGCTGCTGTTCTTCGCCGTCGCATGGGGCATCTCCGCCGGTCTCGGCGCGCAGGCGTTCTATGGGCTGTGGACCGCCGAGCTGTTCGCGACGAAGTACCGCGCCAGCGCCCAGGGGATGCTGTTCATGCTCGCCCGCGTGATGGTGGGGCTGCTGAGTCTCGTCTTCCCCGTGCTGCTGACCAGCTGGGGCCTCGCCCCGCTCGGGATGCTGATCATCGGCCTGCTCGTGGCCGCACTGCTGATCGGCACGATCTGGGCGCCCAAGACCGAGGGCAAGACCCTCGAGCAGATCGAGCAGGAGCGCTACGGCGCTTCTGCCGAGACCACCACCGTTGCGTGA
- the rhaI gene encoding L-rhamnose isomerase, translating to MSILTPEILAELEKQSIELPSWAFGNSGTRFKVFGTPGTPRDPFEKIADAAQVHKHTALAPVVALHIPWDMADFDDLRKHAEDHGVSLGTVNSNTFQDDDYKFGALTHEDAAIRQKAIDHHLACIDVMDATGSRDLKIWLAEGSNYPGQADLRGRQDRLQESLQKIYARLGDDQRLVLEYKFFEPAFYHTDVPDWGTSYAQVSALGDKAMVCLDTGHHAPGTNIEFIVMQLLRLGKLGSFDFNSRFYADDDLIVGAADPFQLFRILFEVVRGGGLNNPDVAFMLDQCHNVEDKIPGQIRSVLNVQEMTARALLVDKDALTAAQRSGDVLAANAVFMDAFYTDVRPALAEWRESRGLAADPMAAYAASGYQQMIAAERVGGVQAGWGA from the coding sequence ATGAGCATTCTCACCCCCGAAATCCTCGCGGAACTCGAGAAGCAGTCCATCGAGCTCCCCTCCTGGGCATTCGGGAACTCGGGCACCCGTTTCAAGGTGTTCGGCACGCCCGGCACGCCGCGCGACCCGTTCGAGAAGATCGCGGATGCCGCGCAGGTGCACAAGCACACCGCCCTGGCACCGGTCGTGGCGCTCCACATCCCGTGGGACATGGCCGACTTCGACGACCTGCGCAAGCACGCCGAGGATCACGGCGTCTCGCTCGGCACCGTCAACTCCAACACTTTCCAGGACGACGACTACAAGTTCGGCGCCCTCACCCACGAGGACGCCGCGATCCGCCAGAAGGCGATCGACCACCACCTCGCCTGCATCGACGTGATGGATGCCACAGGCTCGCGCGACCTGAAGATCTGGCTCGCCGAGGGCTCCAACTACCCCGGCCAGGCCGATCTGCGCGGCCGTCAGGACCGTCTGCAGGAGTCGCTGCAGAAGATCTATGCGCGCCTCGGCGACGACCAGCGCCTCGTGCTCGAGTACAAGTTCTTCGAGCCGGCGTTCTACCACACCGACGTTCCGGACTGGGGAACCTCCTACGCCCAGGTCAGCGCACTCGGCGACAAGGCGATGGTGTGCCTGGACACCGGCCACCACGCCCCCGGCACGAACATCGAGTTCATCGTCATGCAGCTGCTGCGCCTGGGCAAGCTCGGCTCGTTCGACTTCAACTCGCGCTTCTACGCCGACGACGACCTGATCGTGGGCGCCGCTGACCCGTTCCAGCTGTTCCGCATCCTGTTCGAGGTCGTCCGCGGCGGCGGCCTCAACAACCCCGACGTGGCGTTCATGCTCGACCAGTGCCACAACGTCGAGGACAAGATCCCCGGCCAGATCCGCTCGGTGCTGAACGTCCAGGAGATGACCGCGCGTGCGCTGCTGGTCGACAAGGATGCTCTCACCGCAGCCCAGCGCTCGGGCGACGTTCTCGCGGCCAACGCCGTGTTCATGGACGCCTTCTACACCGACGTGCGCCCGGCACTGGCCGAGTGGCGCGAGTCGCGCGGCCTCGCTGCAGACCCGATGGCCGCGTACGCGGCATCCGGATACCAGCAGATGATCGCCGCGGAGCGGGTCGGCGGCGTCCAGGCCGGCTGGGGCGCATAA
- a CDS encoding L-rhamnose mutarotase, with translation MTTPHRVCFQLQVRPDLLDEYLEWHSPVWPEMLAEIATAGRRNYSLFLGEGGTLIGYYETDDDEAAQAYLAQSEIATRWEAEMSRFFVGLDGRPDQAATPLNEVFNLAEQLSATASDDESE, from the coding sequence ATGACCACACCGCATCGCGTCTGCTTCCAACTGCAGGTTCGACCAGACCTGCTGGACGAGTACCTGGAGTGGCACTCCCCCGTCTGGCCCGAGATGCTCGCCGAGATCGCTACCGCCGGCCGACGCAACTACTCCCTCTTCCTCGGAGAGGGCGGCACCCTGATCGGTTACTACGAGACCGATGACGACGAGGCCGCTCAGGCGTACCTCGCGCAGTCCGAGATAGCCACGCGCTGGGAAGCCGAGATGAGCCGCTTCTTCGTCGGCCTCGACGGTCGCCCCGACCAGGCAGCCACCCCTCTCAACGAAGTCTTCAACCTCGCGGAGCAGCTCTCCGCCACCGCATCCGACGACGAAAGCGAATGA
- a CDS encoding LacI family DNA-binding transcriptional regulator, whose product MAVSVRDVAAAASVSVGTVSNVLNQPDKVAAVTVARVQAAIEELGFVRNDAARQLRAGRSRSIGMVVLDAGNPFFAAVARGAEARAEQDGLSVLLGNSDENAAREGTYLDLFREQRVNGVLLTPAALVEEPLLRLRRAGIPVVLVDHESEDAITCSVAVDDVEGGYLAAAHLLEQGRRRLLFLGGPSSLAQVAHRLEGARRAVTDVPDAVLEVVEMPALTVLNGRAAGEAIAERAPETRPDAIFAANDLLAVGLLQGLSIFGSVRVPEDIALIGYDDIDFAASTVVPLSSIRQPAELIGRTAVELLLKSIDDPAGAYERRVRFRPELVVRESTAGSGDSFAAGASGYDG is encoded by the coding sequence GTGGCAGTGAGTGTGCGGGATGTCGCCGCCGCGGCATCCGTGTCTGTCGGCACGGTCTCGAACGTCCTGAACCAGCCCGACAAGGTCGCCGCGGTCACCGTCGCGCGGGTGCAGGCCGCGATCGAGGAACTCGGGTTCGTCCGCAACGACGCTGCTCGCCAGCTCCGCGCCGGTAGGAGTCGCAGCATCGGCATGGTCGTGCTCGACGCGGGCAACCCGTTCTTCGCGGCTGTCGCGCGCGGAGCGGAGGCGCGGGCAGAGCAGGACGGGCTGTCGGTGCTGCTCGGCAACAGCGATGAGAACGCGGCTCGGGAGGGCACCTATCTGGACCTGTTTCGCGAACAGCGGGTCAACGGCGTGCTCCTCACGCCGGCGGCACTCGTCGAGGAGCCCTTGCTGCGGCTGAGGCGGGCCGGAATTCCGGTGGTGCTCGTCGACCATGAGAGCGAGGACGCCATCACCTGCTCGGTAGCCGTCGATGACGTCGAGGGCGGGTACCTCGCGGCCGCGCATCTGCTGGAGCAGGGCCGGCGGAGGCTGCTGTTCCTCGGGGGCCCATCGTCGCTCGCGCAAGTCGCCCATCGCCTGGAGGGCGCACGTCGCGCGGTGACCGACGTGCCGGATGCCGTGCTCGAAGTGGTCGAGATGCCCGCGCTGACCGTGCTGAACGGTCGCGCCGCGGGTGAGGCCATCGCCGAGCGGGCGCCGGAGACGCGGCCGGATGCGATCTTCGCGGCGAACGATCTGCTGGCGGTGGGCCTGCTGCAGGGGCTCTCGATCTTCGGTTCCGTCCGCGTCCCGGAGGACATCGCCCTGATCGGCTACGACGACATCGACTTCGCGGCCTCCACGGTGGTGCCGCTCAGCTCGATCCGTCAGCCCGCCGAGCTCATCGGGCGCACCGCAGTGGAGCTGCTGCTCAAATCGATCGATGACCCGGCTGGCGCGTACGAGCGCCGAGTGCGCTTCCGGCCGGAGCTCGTCGTGCGCGAATCCACCGCCGGTTCCGGTGATTCGTTCGCAGCTGGCGCGAGCGGTTATGATGGCTGA
- a CDS encoding tyrosine-type recombinase/integrase — protein MSVETRKTSAGKTRYLARVKVGNVQVVTKTFHRKSEAEAWEREQKHLLTTGRPLPPTKSISLGELVAMFQRARASGNPHTIDTDNHNLAALSKRLLVRPVSSIQSEDVREHLVAELQSGKAPATVARARTTLSALFTYAAEHDLLRQPHPVRTMKKIPELGTAAQRTLSLGEIPTPQQVASTLALLRERRSDIADVFEFMSLTGIRWGEARAARVSWLSEHGLTQLNVGRSHSDGYAEKAPKSWRGTRSIPLSPRAIEIFHAHAAGKSTSSYVFTNQLGGQFSANLVRKFPLGFRRHALRHFAASTWLRLGTPINEVAEYLGDEARTVLTTYAHVLGEGQRRDFVDRLAAAESKSQNRVHSTYTWGPESAPPSDPSDPPGFGI, from the coding sequence ATGAGTGTCGAAACGCGAAAGACGAGTGCGGGCAAGACGAGATACCTCGCCCGGGTCAAGGTCGGAAATGTCCAAGTCGTCACCAAGACCTTCCATCGAAAGAGCGAAGCCGAGGCATGGGAACGAGAGCAGAAGCACTTGCTTACCACCGGTCGCCCGCTGCCGCCGACGAAGTCGATCAGCTTGGGCGAACTGGTGGCGATGTTCCAGCGCGCACGCGCGAGCGGCAATCCGCACACGATCGACACGGACAACCACAACCTCGCCGCGCTGTCGAAGCGACTCTTAGTCCGACCGGTGTCGTCGATCCAGTCGGAAGACGTCCGTGAGCATCTGGTTGCCGAGCTGCAATCAGGAAAGGCCCCGGCAACAGTCGCGCGAGCGCGGACGACGCTCAGCGCCCTGTTCACGTACGCCGCTGAACATGATTTGCTTCGCCAGCCTCATCCTGTCCGGACGATGAAGAAGATCCCGGAGCTCGGCACGGCCGCGCAGCGAACGCTCAGTCTCGGCGAGATCCCTACGCCGCAGCAGGTCGCGTCCACACTGGCCCTGCTCCGCGAGCGACGGTCTGATATCGCCGACGTCTTCGAGTTCATGTCCCTCACCGGTATCCGGTGGGGTGAAGCACGAGCCGCGCGCGTGAGCTGGCTCAGCGAGCACGGGCTGACACAGCTCAACGTTGGACGTTCCCACTCGGATGGGTATGCGGAAAAGGCCCCAAAGTCCTGGCGCGGCACTCGATCGATCCCGTTATCCCCGCGAGCGATCGAGATCTTCCACGCTCACGCCGCCGGAAAATCAACTAGCAGCTATGTCTTCACTAACCAGCTCGGCGGACAGTTCTCCGCCAACCTGGTACGCAAGTTTCCGCTCGGGTTCCGCCGGCACGCGCTTCGGCACTTCGCCGCTTCAACATGGCTGAGACTGGGCACGCCGATCAACGAGGTCGCAGAGTATCTCGGCGACGAGGCTAGGACAGTTCTCACCACATACGCGCACGTACTGGGCGAGGGGCAGCGCCGCGATTTCGTGGACCGGCTCGCGGCCGCGGAGAGCAAATCTCAAAATCGCGTACACTCCACGTACACTTGGGGCCCAGAATCGGCCCCGCCGAGCGACCCGAGCGATCCACCAGGATTTGGGATCTGA
- a CDS encoding helix-turn-helix transcriptional regulator, translating to MDNTQLTETDATPTTALAPLFYSEEEAALLLGIHRTTLRHLAVDGKAPVPPVHITEHKRIYRRIDVERLAGIVT from the coding sequence ATGGATAACACCCAACTCACCGAGACAGACGCCACACCTACCACGGCGCTCGCCCCGCTGTTCTATTCCGAAGAGGAAGCGGCACTGCTCCTCGGCATCCACCGCACGACGCTGCGTCACCTCGCCGTCGATGGCAAAGCTCCCGTGCCACCAGTGCACATCACTGAGCACAAGCGCATCTATCGCCGGATCGACGTCGAGCGCCTCGCCGGCATCGTGACATGA
- a CDS encoding ParA family protein: MTELRIISAVNQKGGMGKTTVTMQLAAALSRRRRVLVVDVDPQQSTVWWAENADRRLPFDFAGRQHPNVLARLEHLSGDYDFVIVDTPGSLDDPRTLDVVVDASHLVIVPLAPEPLAVEPTMRTIERVIEPRATRFEVLLNRIDPRVRGQLHTWTHLLDVTLGVPRFDAYLRQYKTQADAPVLGSLVTTVRDNRRTQGAIWDVTRLGYEVTERLSPQLQGAW; this comes from the coding sequence ATGACGGAACTGAGGATCATCTCTGCGGTGAACCAAAAGGGCGGGATGGGAAAGACAACGGTCACGATGCAACTTGCAGCTGCTCTGTCGCGCCGGCGCCGCGTACTCGTCGTCGACGTCGACCCCCAGCAGTCGACGGTGTGGTGGGCGGAGAACGCCGACCGCCGCCTTCCGTTCGACTTCGCCGGCAGGCAACATCCGAATGTGTTGGCGCGGCTGGAGCATCTCTCTGGCGACTACGACTTCGTGATCGTGGACACGCCCGGGAGCCTGGACGATCCGCGCACGCTCGATGTCGTCGTCGATGCGTCGCACCTCGTGATCGTGCCACTTGCGCCGGAACCACTCGCCGTCGAGCCGACGATGCGAACGATTGAGCGCGTGATCGAGCCCCGCGCTACCCGCTTCGAGGTGCTGCTCAATCGCATCGATCCTCGCGTGCGCGGCCAGCTGCACACGTGGACCCACCTGCTGGACGTCACGCTCGGCGTGCCCCGCTTCGACGCGTATCTCCGCCAGTACAAGACCCAGGCGGATGCACCGGTGCTCGGCAGCCTCGTGACGACGGTTCGGGACAACCGAAGAACGCAGGGAGCGATCTGGGACGTGACCCGTCTCGGGTACGAGGTTACGGAGCGGCTCAGTCCGCAACTTCAAGGGGCGTGGTGA
- a CDS encoding glutaredoxin family protein yields MTQVTVYSTGPTCQRCRLTCQRLDALGIRYDLVDIHDEHNAAVRRFLVDELGYREAPIVQAGDSRWAGFRPDLIDGVARGLGIS; encoded by the coding sequence ATGACGCAGGTCACCGTGTACTCGACCGGGCCCACGTGCCAGCGCTGCCGGCTCACGTGCCAGCGGCTCGACGCGCTCGGCATCCGGTACGACCTCGTGGACATCCACGATGAGCACAACGCCGCAGTCCGCAGGTTCCTGGTGGACGAGCTCGGATATCGTGAAGCGCCGATCGTCCAGGCGGGGGACTCGCGATGGGCCGGCTTCCGGCCGGATCTCATCGACGGCGTCGCTCGCGGGCTGGGCATCTCGTAG
- a CDS encoding zeta toxin family protein — MTDAQEPMAARESLVLGSVFGGIQPSPHPTLVMLAGAPGAGAGRAIAQLRRAHRGELVPVSSEELQAFHPRYLDPGFRTSAVGQQDLSQATALWLQACIAHARTSRYSLLLDGAFRSPETALAVAQRFTDSGYQVHFVVVATRRDESLLSTSSRGLRRMQRRQASHIVTPAEHDRHIADVDALVAASAAGSAVDRLTVIGRRGQTILDADRADASAMPNASAAFRTASSEKMTALEATQWLSELRHMTDYARSLHTLPDAALESLIELHEIAIREVVPDLPVPPESEVVPIQLASLRSSLAALRQRADRHDSPDVAAPVVTPSTPGTSISR; from the coding sequence ATGACTGACGCGCAAGAGCCGATGGCCGCCCGCGAGTCGCTCGTTCTGGGATCGGTGTTCGGCGGCATCCAGCCCAGCCCACATCCAACGCTTGTCATGCTCGCGGGAGCTCCGGGGGCGGGCGCCGGACGAGCAATCGCGCAGTTACGCCGCGCGCACCGTGGTGAGCTCGTCCCTGTCTCGAGTGAGGAGCTTCAAGCGTTCCATCCGCGCTACCTCGACCCGGGCTTCCGCACTTCTGCCGTCGGTCAGCAGGATCTGTCGCAGGCCACAGCCTTGTGGTTACAGGCATGCATTGCCCACGCGCGAACCAGCCGATACTCACTGCTGCTCGACGGCGCCTTTCGCTCACCGGAGACTGCACTTGCCGTTGCGCAGCGGTTCACCGACTCCGGCTATCAGGTGCACTTCGTCGTCGTTGCGACGCGTCGAGACGAGAGCCTGCTCTCAACCAGCTCGCGAGGCTTGCGACGAATGCAGCGACGCCAGGCATCTCATATCGTCACGCCGGCGGAGCACGATCGGCACATAGCCGATGTCGACGCGCTTGTTGCAGCATCCGCAGCTGGCTCGGCCGTTGACCGCCTCACGGTGATCGGTCGTCGAGGACAGACGATACTCGACGCCGACCGCGCAGACGCATCCGCGATGCCAAACGCTTCCGCCGCGTTCCGCACCGCGAGTTCTGAGAAAATGACCGCTCTCGAGGCGACGCAATGGCTGAGCGAGTTGCGCCACATGACCGACTACGCCCGATCGCTCCACACGCTTCCCGATGCTGCTCTCGAATCGCTCATCGAGCTCCACGAGATCGCAATCCGGGAGGTCGTGCCCGACCTTCCAGTGCCGCCGGAATCCGAGGTCGTGCCCATCCAGCTGGCCTCCCTGCGATCGAGCCTCGCAGCGCTCAGGCAGCGCGCTGACCGTCACGACTCGCCTGATGTCGCAGCGCCGGTCGTCACCCCATCTACGCCGGGGACATCGATCTCGCGCTGA